TGCGCGGCGTCTCCCCGCCCAAGGGCATGCTGCCGTTCTCGACCGACTGGTTCATCAGCTGGCAGCCCAATATCCATGCGTCGTTGTTCATCGACACCTTCAAGTATCTTCACGCCCATGCCGACGTCCGCGGCGTCGAAGCGACGCTGAAGGCCTTCAAGCTCTACCTCGAACATTGCCAGGCGCACCAGCTCGAGCCGGTGCTCTCGCTCACGCGCGCCTGGAGCCTGGTTCGCTTCTTCGACGCGAAGCTGCTGCAAACGGCCCCCTGCACCCGCTGCGGCGGGCAGTTCGTGGTGCATTCGCTCGATCTGTACAACAACTTCGTCTGCGGGCTTTGCCGCGTGCCTTCGCGGGCCGGCAAGACCAAGAAGGCCGCCGATCAGGCGCGCATGGCCCTGCTGCAGCAGGCAGCGGCGTGAATGAGTGAAAAGTGAAGCGGTGACGGTTGGAGTGAAGCGTGAATGAATGAAAAGTGAAGGGTGAAGGGGATGAGCGTCGTCCTCTGCGCTGGACCGAGTGAATAGTGAATAGTGAATAGTGAAGGGTGAAAGGGGCGGGTGCCCCTTTCAGCCGCAGCAATGCGACGGGCGGGGCTCCAGGGGCTTCGCCCGTTGCCGTTTTGGTGGCCAATCCTGCAGCTTTCCGTCATCGCGCTTCACTTTCACTCTTCACTGCGCCAGCGGCTCCCCCCACGTCACA
This portion of the Betaproteobacteria bacterium genome encodes:
- the flhC gene encoding flagellar transcriptional regulator FlhC, producing MAGKSLVNEARQTQLAIDLIQHGARLQLLEAETTLSRERLLKLYKEVRGVSPPKGMLPFSTDWFISWQPNIHASLFIDTFKYLHAHADVRGVEATLKAFKLYLEHCQAHQLEPVLSLTRAWSLVRFFDAKLLQTAPCTRCGGQFVVHSLDLYNNFVCGLCRVPSRAGKTKKAADQARMALLQQAAA